A genomic window from Planctomycetota bacterium includes:
- a CDS encoding low molecular weight protein-tyrosine-phosphatase → MPRVLMVCLGNICRSPAAEAVLRSTLEQEGLADGVHVDSAGTIGYHAGDPADARMRAAGSARGYALTSIARRVTDEDFHDFDLIIAMDRANLRDLQARADGPAEIVMLGEFVPGEGVPEVPDPYYGGDDGFERVLDLIESAMPALVAKLQEMA, encoded by the coding sequence ATGCCACGCGTGCTCATGGTTTGTCTCGGGAACATTTGCCGATCGCCCGCGGCGGAGGCGGTACTGCGATCGACATTGGAGCAGGAGGGGTTGGCGGACGGCGTGCATGTCGACTCGGCGGGCACCATCGGCTACCACGCCGGCGACCCTGCCGACGCACGCATGCGCGCTGCGGGAAGTGCCCGCGGCTACGCGTTGACCAGCATCGCCCGCCGCGTCACCGATGAGGACTTCCACGACTTCGATCTGATCATCGCGATGGACCGTGCGAACCTGCGCGACCTGCAAGCCCGCGCCGATGGTCCGGCGGAGATCGTCATGCTCGGCGAGTTCGTGCCGGGAGAAGGTGTGCCCGAAGTGCCTGACCCGTACTACGGCGGCGATGACGGCTTCGAGCGCGTGTTGGATCTGATCGAGTCGGCGATGCCGGCGCTGGTGGCGAAGCTTCAGGAGATGGCGTGA
- a CDS encoding fructosamine kinase family protein produces MSVTVDVAAALGVAVKRSTPVGGGCIAEASRVELADGRTVFAKGGAGAGGFAAEAAGLRALAQFAGPRVPAVLHVDECVLVLEWLDLEPVHDAAAWGTALAGLHRNSAGAVDRFGFDVDGALGSTPQSHSWCEDWVTFWRERRLRPMLELIHDAEVRRLGDQLDAKLDQLLAGGDHTPCLIHGDLWSGNLAESHGRPTTFDPAACYAGREADLGMLRWMGNLGPNFESAYADAFPLPPGSNRRVQVYELHHHLNHLHLFGSGYRGGCLRLMSDILR; encoded by the coding sequence GTGAGCGTTACGGTGGATGTTGCGGCGGCGCTGGGCGTGGCGGTGAAGCGGAGCACGCCGGTCGGCGGCGGGTGCATCGCGGAGGCGAGTCGGGTGGAGTTGGCGGACGGCCGCACCGTCTTTGCCAAGGGCGGCGCGGGGGCGGGCGGATTCGCGGCGGAGGCGGCGGGGTTGCGGGCACTGGCGCAGTTTGCTGGGCCGCGCGTGCCGGCGGTGTTGCATGTTGATGAATGCGTGCTCGTGTTGGAGTGGCTCGACCTCGAACCGGTGCACGACGCGGCGGCGTGGGGGACGGCACTCGCGGGACTGCATCGCAACTCCGCGGGTGCGGTCGATCGTTTTGGTTTCGACGTCGACGGCGCGCTCGGCAGTACGCCGCAGTCCCACTCGTGGTGTGAGGATTGGGTCACGTTCTGGCGCGAGCGCCGCCTGCGGCCGATGCTCGAACTCATCCACGACGCCGAGGTCCGCCGGCTCGGCGACCAACTCGACGCGAAGCTCGACCAACTCCTCGCCGGCGGCGACCACACGCCCTGCCTCATCCACGGCGACCTCTGGTCCGGCAACCTCGCCGAGTCTCATGGTCGCCCCACAACCTTCGACCCCGCCGCCTGTTACGCCGGCCGCGAAGCCGACCTCGGCATGCTCCGCTGGATGGGCAACCTCGGCCCGAACTTCGAATCCGCCTACGCCGACGCATTCCCCCTACCACCCGGCAGCAATCGCCGCGTGCAGGTCTACGAACTCCACCACCACCTCAACCACCTGCACCTCTTCGGAAGCGGCTACCGCGGCGGGTGTCTGCGGTTGATGAGCGACATCCTCAGATAA
- a CDS encoding NADH-quinone oxidoreductase subunit D produces the protein MPYSLLETTADEAILLDAESGGTVSSEGGSNRWTLNFGPQHPATHTTLRLVLELDGERIVKATPHIGYLHSGFEKLGEHLNYNQYVTIVDRMDYSAPIYNELAWHNAAERLMGIELTPRCKALRTIAGELGRIQSHLLCVGAAGLDLGAFTSFLYGFNQRENIYDIVEYMSGSRYHTSWTRVGGLNQDLPDEEVFKNLVRRFINEELPGAIGDMEKLLNRNKIFRERTRNIGTLSRDEAIAWSLTGPMARASGVKRDLRKAEPYLCFEDNWDGKGTSGVDFQVPVMEEGDAFARFFCRVEEIKQSVKIINQLLDNLPGGPVNVSPEGKEVLPPKDQVYSSIEGLIQHFEMIMTNRGFTAPVGEAYGRIESANGELGYYIISDGGNVPFRVRTRPPCFVNYQTFAKQIEGHSIADVVAVIGSINVIAAELDR, from the coding sequence ATGCCTTACTCGCTCTTAGAAACCACCGCCGATGAAGCCATTCTCCTCGACGCCGAAAGCGGCGGGACGGTCAGCAGTGAAGGCGGCTCCAACCGCTGGACGCTCAACTTCGGCCCCCAGCACCCGGCCACCCACACGACCCTGCGCCTAGTCCTCGAGCTCGACGGCGAACGCATCGTCAAGGCGACCCCGCACATCGGCTACCTGCACTCGGGCTTCGAGAAGCTCGGCGAGCACCTCAACTACAACCAGTACGTCACGATCGTCGACCGCATGGACTACTCGGCGCCGATCTACAACGAGCTGGCCTGGCACAACGCGGCCGAGCGTTTGATGGGCATCGAACTCACGCCGCGCTGTAAGGCACTGCGCACGATTGCCGGCGAGCTCGGCCGCATCCAGTCGCACCTGCTCTGCGTCGGCGCGGCCGGCCTCGACCTCGGGGCGTTCACGTCCTTCCTCTACGGCTTCAACCAGCGCGAGAACATCTACGACATCGTCGAGTACATGTCCGGCAGCCGCTACCACACGTCCTGGACCCGCGTCGGCGGCCTCAACCAAGACCTGCCCGACGAGGAGGTGTTCAAGAACCTCGTCCGCCGGTTCATCAATGAAGAGCTGCCCGGTGCGATCGGTGACATGGAGAAGCTGCTCAACCGCAACAAGATTTTCCGCGAACGCACCCGCAACATCGGCACGCTCAGTCGGGATGAAGCGATCGCCTGGAGTCTGACCGGACCGATGGCACGGGCGTCGGGCGTGAAGCGGGACTTGCGCAAGGCCGAGCCGTACCTGTGTTTCGAGGACAACTGGGACGGCAAGGGCACGTCCGGCGTCGACTTCCAAGTGCCGGTGATGGAGGAGGGCGATGCGTTTGCCCGCTTCTTCTGCCGTGTCGAGGAGATCAAGCAGTCGGTCAAGATCATCAACCAGCTGCTCGACAACCTCCCCGGCGGTCCGGTCAACGTCAGCCCCGAGGGCAAGGAAGTCCTCCCGCCCAAGGATCAGGTCTACAGCTCCATCGAGGGCCTGATCCAGCACTTCGAGATGATCATGACCAACCGCGGCTTCACCGCCCCGGTCGGCGAGGCCTACGGCCGCATCGAGTCCGCCAACGGCGAACTCGGCTACTACATCATCTCCGACGGCGGCAACGTCCCGTTCCGCGTACGAACCCGTCCGCCGTGCTTCGTGAACTACCAAACCTTCGCCAAGCAGATCGAAGGCCACAGCATCGCCGACGTGGTGGCGGTGATCGGTAGCATCAACGTCATCGCGGCGGAGTTGGACCGTTAG